The Syntrophotalea acetylenivorans genome contains the following window.
AATAATAACAAGTAAATAGGAAGAGCCTGGAGGCTTTCCCTTTACAGTTTGCTATTAGGGAGCTTTGATGGCGTCCACGGGGCAGCAGTCAACGCAAGCGCCGCAATCGGTGCAAGCATCGGCGTCGATGACGCGAACATCACCCTGCTCGGCGATAGCGCCCAGGGGGCACTCGTCGTCGCACATGCCACAGTTGATACATTCTTCGGTGATGGTGTAGGCCATGGGGTTTATCTCCTTTTGTTAAAACAGGATCGGTGCTGTTTATTGGTGGAGTATATTAGCAAAAATGCTATTAGGGAGCCTTGATGGCGTCCACGGGGCAGCAGTCAACGCAAGCGCCGCAATCGGTGCAAGCATCGGCGTCGATGACGCGAACATCACCCTGTTCTGCGATAGCGCCCAGGGGGCACTCGTCGTCGCACATGCCACAATTGATACATTCTTCAGTAATAGTATAGGCCAAGGAATTCACCTCCTTTGCTTTTAGATTATGAGCAATGGCTTCAATGCCATTGCGATTCTTTATACAACAGCTAGAGTTTCCTTGTCCACCCTAAAGCACTGTCCTTGCGGGAGCGGCTATAAAACCCCTTGCATTTACCCCGGCCGTGCTTTAGTATTTCGAAGTTTGTACCGGATACGGAAGCCGCTTGTTTTATAAAAAAGCGTTTTATTGTTCAAGAGTTAGGCGTCATTTTGTTGGTCTGCCTAACAAAAAAGCTAAGGAGAAAGTTCATGGATATTCTTGCTCTAAATTGTGGCAGCTCATCGGTAAAATACCAGCTTTATAACTGGGACAAAAAGGAAGTTATCGCCAAGGGTGTTGTTGAGCGGGTCGGCATCGGCAATTCGTTCATCGGCCACGAAGTTCCCGGCCGGGACGATTACAAGAAGGAGCAGGATTGCTCCGACCACACCGTTGCCATCGAGCTGATTATCAATACCCTGCTCGATAAGGAAGTCGGTGTAGTAGATAACATGGATCAGATTTCCGCCGTCGGCCATCGCGTGGTTCACGCGGGTGAAAAATTTGCCAGTTCGGTCCTGATCGACGATGCGGTGCTCGAGGCAGTCAAGGAATGCTCTCACCTTGCTCCCCTGCACAATCCGCCCAACATCATGGGCATCGAAGCGGCTCAAAAGGTGTTGCCCAACGTTCCTCATGTAGGCATCTTCGACACCGCTTTCCATCAGACCATGCCCGAAGAAGCCTACATGTACCCGCTGCCCTACGAGTGGTACGAAAAGCACGGCGTTCGCCGTTACGGTTTCCACGGCACCTCCCATCTCTATGTGTCCAAGCGGGCCGCTGTGCTGCTCGGCAAGGATTCCAAGGATTGCAACATCATCACCCTGCACATCGGTAACGGTGCCTCCCACGCGGCGATTCGCGGCGGTGTTTGCGTCGATACCAGCATGGGCATGACCCCTCTGGAAGGGGCGGTTATGGGTACCCGCTGCGGCGATATCGACCCTGCCATCCCGACCTTCATGATGGAGGCAGAGGGCTACACCGCCAAGGAGATGGACAGTATTCTGAACAAGAAGTCCGGTTTGCTCGGCATTACCGGTCAGTATACCGACCGTCGCGACATCGGTAATGGCATCGAGGCTGGCGACAAGCGCTGCAAGCTGGCCAATGATATCGAGTGTTATCGCATTAAGAAATACATCGGTGCCTACATGGCAGTTCTGGGCAAGGTCGATGCCATCGTCTTCACCGCCGGTGTCGGCGAGATGGGTTCCGAAATCCGTCAGCAGGCTCTCGAAGGTCTCGAGCCCCTTGGCGTCAAGGTCAATAAGGAGCTGAACCTCAAGACCCGTACCAAAAAAGCCGAAGTGGAAATCTCCACCCCCGATTCTCCGGTCAAGGTGTTTGTTATTCCCACCGACGAGGAGTTGGTTTTCACCGAAGACGTGGTCGGCATTCTGGAAAAAACTTATTGCGATCACATGGACTTTGACTATACCTTCAAGTCCAAAGATTACGAGCGCTAGTCAGTAAATTCAAATCGTTGCATAGAAAAAGGCCGGCTTGGGAAATTCCCTGCCGGCCTTTTTTGTTCATTTGTCCCGTCCTGAAATAAGTTTACAGCTAGGAGGCTTATTTATGGACACAGCAGAAAGTAAGCGGAAGAGACGTACTCAACGTGATTACACCATGGGCTTTAAATTGCAGGTGGTTGCTGCCGTAGAAAAAGGCGACATGACCTACAAGCAGGCTCAGAAGATTTATGGCATCCAGGGCCGCTCGACAGTGTTAAAATGGTTGCGAAAACACGGAAGGCTGGATTGGACCCAACCTGTGAGGATGACCATGCCCAAATCTCCCAAAGCCAAAGAAAGTCCCGCACAGAAAATCAAGCGACTCGAGCGCGAACTTGAGGATGAACGTCTTCGCAATCTGTTGTTGAATGAAGTGGTGGATATCCTGGATGCAGAGCACGGAACGGGACTGCGAAAAAAGTATATTGCCAAGGAGCGAGACGCCTTCAAAAACAAAAAGGGCTGAGTCTAAGCCGCGCTTGTAAGCTCCTTGGCATCACCCGGCAAGCCGTTTATCAAAGAGAAAAACGCAGTGAGCAGCGCAGCATAGAGTTGGCACCCGTCAAGTCAATGGTGATGGAGGTCAGACGGTTTATGCCGCGGCTTGGTACGCGCAAACTGTATTTTTTGTTGAAACCCATGTTTGTTGAGCAGGGAATAAAGTTGGGGCGTGACGCTTTTTTTGACTATTTGAGAGCGCATCAACTGCTGGTGACACCGATCAAGCGCTACACAAAAACGACGCACAGCAAACATTGGATGAAGAAATACCCGAATCGTTTAGGCAGTCAAGAGATCAGCTGTGCCGAACAAGCCTTTGTGAGCGATATTACCTACGTTGAAACGGATGAAGGTGTTCACTATCTATCATTGGTCACAGATGCCTATAGCCGCAAAATCATGGGTTATGAAGTCAGTGACAATATGCGTGCTGACAGGGTCGTAAAAGCTTTACGTCGGGCAGCTAAGCAACGACAGACAAGCCGAGCGTTAATACACCATTCAGACCGAGGTCTACAATATTGTTCAGCGATCTACCAGCAAGAGCTAAAGCGTCATGGTATGACGCCGTCAATGACAGATGGCTATGATTGTTATCAGAACGCTTTGGCCGAGAGGGTAAATGGTATTTTGAAGCAGGAGTTTCTGATCACCAAGTGCCGGACTTTGAGTGAGTTGAAGGGTTTGGTGCGGGAATCCGTCGATACCTACAATCGTCTGAGGCCACACCTCAGCTTAGACATGAAAACACCAGAAGAAGTACATAAGAAAGCCACCTCCGCAAGGGAGGTGGCTTGAAAAAACCGTCAATCTATTTTAGGACGTGACAGTTGCTTGCTTCCAGGTTTTGATCAGCCCTGAGCCTGAACAGCGGTAATAGCGGTGACGTTGATAATGTCGTCTACCGAGCAGCCGCGGGACAGATCGTTAACCGGCATGGCCAAGCCCTGAATGACGGGGCCGACAGCTTCGGCACCGGCCAGACGTTGTACAAGTTTGTAGCCGATGTTGCCGGCACCCAGATCAGGGAAGACCAGGGTGTTGGCTTTGCCTGCTACCGTAGAGCCAGGGGCTTTGCTGGCGCCGACCTTGGGTACCAGGGCGGCATCGGCCTGCAGTTCACCGTCGATCTGCAGCTCGGGAGCCATTTCCTTGGCGATGGCCAGGGCTTCGATGACCTTGTCGGCCTTTTCGTGCTTGGCGCTGCCCTTGGTGGAAAAGGAGAGCATGGCCACCCGCGC
Protein-coding sequences here:
- a CDS encoding 4Fe-4S binding protein, with the translated sequence MAYTITEECINCGMCDDECPLGAIAEQGDVRVIDADACTDCGACVDCCPVDAIKAP
- a CDS encoding 4Fe-4S binding protein, with the translated sequence MAYTITEECINCGMCDDECPLGAIAEQGDVRVIDADACTDCGACVDCCPVDAIKAP
- a CDS encoding acetate kinase, translated to MDILALNCGSSSVKYQLYNWDKKEVIAKGVVERVGIGNSFIGHEVPGRDDYKKEQDCSDHTVAIELIINTLLDKEVGVVDNMDQISAVGHRVVHAGEKFASSVLIDDAVLEAVKECSHLAPLHNPPNIMGIEAAQKVLPNVPHVGIFDTAFHQTMPEEAYMYPLPYEWYEKHGVRRYGFHGTSHLYVSKRAAVLLGKDSKDCNIITLHIGNGASHAAIRGGVCVDTSMGMTPLEGAVMGTRCGDIDPAIPTFMMEAEGYTAKEMDSILNKKSGLLGITGQYTDRRDIGNGIEAGDKRCKLANDIECYRIKKYIGAYMAVLGKVDAIVFTAGVGEMGSEIRQQALEGLEPLGVKVNKELNLKTRTKKAEVEISTPDSPVKVFVIPTDEELVFTEDVVGILEKTYCDHMDFDYTFKSKDYER
- a CDS encoding IS3 family transposase (programmed frameshift), producing the protein MDTAESKRKRRTQRDYTMGFKLQVVAAVEKGDMTYKQAQKIYGIQGRSTVLKWLRKHGRLDWTQPVRMTMPKSPKAKESPAQKIKRLERELEDERLRNLLLNEVVDILDAEHGTGLRKKYIAKARRLQKQKGLSLSRACKLLGITRQAVYQREKRSEQRSIELAPVKSMVMEVRRFMPRLGTRKLYFLLKPMFVEQGIKLGRDAFFDYLRAHQLLVTPIKRYTKTTHSKHWMKKYPNRLGSQEISCAEQAFVSDITYVETDEGVHYLSLVTDAYSRKIMGYEVSDNMRADRVVKALRRAAKQRQTSRALIHHSDRGLQYCSAIYQQELKRHGMTPSMTDGYDCYQNALAERVNGILKQEFLITKCRTLSELKGLVRESVDTYNRLRPHLSLDMKTPEEVHKKATSAREVA